The following proteins come from a genomic window of Deltaproteobacteria bacterium:
- a CDS encoding aspartate aminotransferase family protein: MQNYRQPPIVMARGQGVELFDVAGRRYLDMTAGIAVCALGHAHPALAEAIAQQARTLVHTSNLYFIEQQILLAEDLARISFADRVFFCNSGAEANEAALKLARRYHRVVRGEPRDVVVSTDGSFHGRSFATVSITGQGKYREGFGPLVGPVRFVPFDDLDAAERALAPRDACAMIVEPIQAEGGIHVPSSGYLAGLRELCDRTGTLLVFDEVQTGIGRTGRWFGYEHDGVAPDVMTLAKALGGGVPIGACAATEAAAQGLAFREGGPVPHASTFGGNPLACAAARAVLRTIEDDGLLAHAAAAGDVLGAGLAELVAAYPGLCVDARGRGLLRGIALARGAADVVARCRDRGLLVSVAGGTVVRFAPALIVDRAHIDEALAILRAVLDEVADAR; the protein is encoded by the coding sequence ATGCAAAACTACCGCCAGCCGCCGATTGTGATGGCGCGCGGTCAGGGGGTCGAACTGTTCGACGTCGCCGGCCGCCGCTACCTCGACATGACGGCCGGCATCGCCGTGTGCGCACTCGGCCACGCGCACCCGGCGCTCGCGGAGGCGATCGCGCAGCAGGCGCGCACGCTCGTGCACACGTCCAACCTGTACTTCATCGAGCAGCAGATTCTGCTGGCCGAGGACCTCGCGCGGATTTCGTTCGCCGATCGCGTGTTCTTCTGCAACTCCGGCGCGGAGGCGAACGAGGCCGCGCTCAAACTGGCGCGCCGGTATCACCGGGTCGTCCGCGGCGAACCCCGCGACGTCGTGGTGTCGACCGACGGCTCGTTTCACGGGCGGTCGTTCGCGACCGTGTCGATCACGGGACAGGGAAAGTACCGGGAGGGCTTCGGCCCGCTGGTGGGGCCGGTGCGCTTCGTCCCGTTCGACGATCTGGATGCCGCCGAGCGCGCGCTCGCGCCGCGCGATGCGTGCGCGATGATCGTCGAGCCGATCCAGGCAGAGGGCGGTATCCACGTGCCGTCGTCGGGGTATCTCGCCGGACTGCGCGAGCTGTGCGACCGCACCGGCACGCTGCTGGTGTTCGACGAGGTGCAGACCGGTATCGGCCGAACGGGGCGATGGTTCGGCTACGAACACGACGGCGTCGCTCCCGACGTGATGACCCTCGCCAAGGCGCTCGGCGGCGGCGTGCCGATCGGCGCGTGCGCGGCGACGGAAGCCGCGGCGCAGGGGCTCGCATTTCGCGAGGGTGGGCCGGTCCCGCACGCGTCGACGTTCGGCGGGAACCCGCTGGCCTGCGCCGCCGCGCGCGCCGTACTGCGCACGATCGAAGACGACGGGCTGCTCGCGCATGCGGCCGCGGCCGGCGACGTGCTGGGCGCGGGCCTCGCGGAGCTGGTCGCAGCCTATCCCGGTTTGTGCGTCGACGCGCGCGGCCGCGGCTTGCTGCGCGGCATCGCGTTGGCGCGCGGCGCGGCCGACGTGGTTGCGCGGTGTCGCGACCGCGGTCTGCTGGTTTCCGTTGCGGGCGGCACCGTCGTGCGCTTCGCGCCCGCGCTCATCGTCGACCGCGCGCACATCGACGAGGCGCTTGCGATCCTGCGCGCGGTGCTGGACGAGGTGGCCGATGCGCGGTGA
- the argB gene encoding acetylglutamate kinase: MQRAVDKARVLIEALPYIRTFRRRTFVVKVGGRALEDLALRERLAEDLILLSWVGVHVVVVHGGGSQVSAMLDRLGIAATFRGGLRVTDERTLEVVEMVLGGTLNKEIVRLIDRLGGRAVGLTGKDGGMVRARRHRDDLGLVGEVAAVDPAVIDHLLGDYIPVIAPLAIGADGETLNVNADPFAAALAAALDAEKLVLLTDVEGVLDADGSLISTLRATDADRMIADGTIGGGMIPKVQHALAALTAGVRKVHIIDGRVEHALLLEIFTNQGIGTQVVRDPEEGQP, encoded by the coding sequence ATGCAACGAGCCGTCGACAAGGCGCGCGTGCTCATCGAAGCGCTGCCGTACATCCGCACGTTCCGGCGGCGGACGTTCGTCGTCAAGGTCGGCGGCCGCGCGCTCGAGGACCTCGCCCTGCGCGAGCGCCTCGCCGAGGATCTGATCTTGCTTTCGTGGGTCGGCGTCCACGTCGTCGTCGTGCACGGCGGTGGCTCGCAGGTGAGCGCGATGCTCGACCGGCTCGGCATTGCGGCCACCTTCCGCGGCGGCCTGCGCGTCACCGACGAGCGCACGCTCGAGGTGGTCGAGATGGTGCTCGGCGGCACCCTCAACAAGGAGATCGTCCGCCTGATCGACCGCCTCGGCGGCCGTGCCGTCGGGCTCACCGGCAAGGACGGCGGCATGGTGCGCGCGCGCCGCCATCGCGACGACCTCGGCCTGGTCGGCGAGGTCGCCGCGGTGGATCCGGCGGTCATCGACCACCTGCTCGGCGACTACATCCCGGTGATCGCACCGCTGGCCATCGGCGCCGACGGCGAGACGCTCAACGTCAACGCCGACCCGTTCGCCGCCGCGCTCGCGGCCGCGCTCGACGCCGAGAAGCTCGTGCTGCTCACCGACGTCGAAGGCGTGCTGGACGCCGACGGCTCGCTGATCTCGACCCTGCGCGCGACCGACGCCGACCGCATGATCGCCGACGGCACGATCGGGGGCGGCATGATCCCGAAGGTGCAACATGCGCTCGCGGCGCTCACCGCCGGCGTGCGCAAGGTGCACATCATCGACGGCCGCGTCGAGCATGCCCTGCTGCTCGAAATCTTCACGAACCAGGGGATCGGCACGCAGGTGGTGCGCGATCCCGAGGAGGGACAGCCGTGA
- the dnaK gene encoding molecular chaperone DnaK, producing the protein MAAEKVIGIDLGTTNSCVAIVEDGTPVVIPNRGGYKTTPSMVAIAENGKRLVGHIAKRQAITNAENTVFAAKRLIGRKWGAAAVRASVETMPYRIVEGPHDDVRIMLRDQVFSIPELSAYILQEMKIIAEEYLGEEVFKAVITVPAYFNDGQRQATKDAGRVAGLDVIRIINEPTAAALAYGFGRNIERKVAVYDLGGGTFDISILDIGNGVFEVISTAGDTFLGGEDFDRRIIDWLVFGFQKEHGIDLRKDKMALQRLKDVAEKAKCELSSVRETEINLPFIISTGRNEALHLQTTLTREKLEELTSDLIERTIDICGRTLEESDIPKEEIEDVILVGGMTRMPRVQEAVSEFFGREPCKGVHPDEVVALGAAIQGAALIDEQNDILLLDVTPHSLGIMIVGGYFHKLIEQNTTVPTSKSHVFTTVKDNQTSVKILVLQGESDRAEENELLGEFILTGLRRAPRGEVEIEVTFHISADGIVSVKAKDLETGIEQSITVTATSGLTEDEIKKMIEENQDYMLEVRAGKDFEKHRHQAERILDEIEGLFPQVTEIISGSEFGQDAVRKARGVCERARQAIAAKDTATLVDTTEALTRTLNMFKGVVSKTRAG; encoded by the coding sequence ATGGCAGCGGAAAAGGTCATCGGAATCGATCTCGGCACGACGAACTCCTGCGTCGCCATCGTCGAAGACGGCACGCCGGTCGTGATCCCCAATCGGGGCGGCTACAAGACGACCCCGTCGATGGTGGCGATCGCCGAGAATGGCAAGCGGCTCGTCGGCCACATCGCAAAGCGCCAGGCGATCACCAACGCGGAAAATACCGTGTTCGCCGCCAAGCGACTGATCGGCCGAAAGTGGGGTGCCGCGGCCGTGCGGGCGTCGGTCGAGACGATGCCGTACCGGATCGTCGAGGGGCCGCACGACGACGTCCGCATCATGCTCCGGGACCAGGTGTTCTCGATCCCCGAGCTGTCGGCGTACATCCTGCAGGAGATGAAGATCATCGCCGAGGAGTACCTCGGCGAGGAGGTGTTCAAGGCCGTCATCACGGTTCCCGCGTACTTCAACGACGGGCAGCGCCAGGCCACGAAGGACGCAGGTCGGGTCGCGGGGCTCGACGTCATCCGCATCATCAACGAGCCGACCGCCGCCGCACTCGCGTATGGATTCGGGCGCAACATCGAGCGCAAGGTGGCCGTGTACGACCTCGGCGGCGGCACCTTTGACATCTCGATCCTCGACATCGGCAACGGGGTGTTCGAGGTCATCTCGACCGCGGGCGACACCTTCCTCGGCGGCGAGGACTTCGACCGGCGTATCATCGACTGGCTCGTGTTCGGCTTTCAGAAGGAGCACGGCATCGACCTGCGCAAGGACAAGATGGCGCTGCAGCGGCTCAAGGACGTCGCCGAGAAGGCCAAGTGCGAGCTGTCGAGCGTCCGCGAGACGGAGATCAATCTGCCGTTCATCATCTCGACGGGGCGGAACGAGGCGCTGCATCTGCAGACGACGCTCACGCGAGAGAAACTCGAAGAACTCACGTCCGATCTGATCGAGCGCACGATCGACATCTGCGGGCGCACGCTCGAGGAATCGGACATTCCCAAGGAGGAGATCGAGGACGTCATCCTCGTCGGAGGGATGACGCGGATGCCGCGCGTGCAGGAAGCGGTCAGCGAGTTCTTCGGACGGGAGCCGTGCAAAGGCGTTCACCCGGACGAGGTCGTCGCGCTCGGCGCAGCGATTCAGGGCGCGGCGTTGATCGACGAGCAGAACGACATCCTGCTGCTCGACGTTACGCCGCACTCGCTCGGCATCATGATCGTCGGCGGCTACTTTCACAAGCTCATCGAGCAGAACACGACGGTTCCGACGTCCAAGTCGCACGTCTTTACGACGGTGAAGGACAACCAGACGTCGGTGAAGATCCTCGTGCTCCAGGGCGAGAGCGACCGCGCCGAAGAGAACGAGCTGCTCGGCGAGTTCATTCTGACCGGGCTGCGCCGCGCGCCCCGCGGCGAGGTCGAAATCGAGGTCACCTTCCACATCAGCGCCGACGGCATCGTCAGCGTCAAAGCCAAGGATCTCGAGACTGGGATCGAACAGTCCATCACCGTGACGGCGACCAGCGGCCTCACGGAAGATGAGATCAAGAAGATGATCGAGGAGAACCAGGACTACATGCTCGAGGTCCGCGCCGGCAAGGACTTCGAAAAGCACCGCCATCAGGCGGAGCGCATCCTGGACGAGATCGAAGGGCTGTTCCCGCAGGTCACGGAGATCATCAGCGGCTCCGAGTTCGGGCAAGACGCGGTCAGAAAGGCGCGCGGTGTGTGCGAGCGAGCGCGCCAGGCGATCGCGGCCAAGGATACGGCGACGCTCGTCGACACCACCGAAGCGCTGACGCGGACCCTGAACATGTTCAAGGGTGTGGTGTCGAAGACGCGCGCCGGATAG
- the argF gene encoding ornithine carbamoyltransferase — MRGERKRDLLRLTDLTADELLGLLPRAAELKAARQRGQPVRTLAGRTLGMVFEKASTRTRVSFEIGMVELGGYAVYLTSQGTQIGRGEPIEDTARVLGRYCHGIVIRTFAQSRCDELARWSPVPVINGLTDLLHPCQVVADLFTVYELRDGDVAGARYAWIGDGNNMANSWIHAAGMLGLELRLACPEGFDPDPEVLADARARLADLGRGRIDIVREPAAAAAGADVLSTDVWASMGQEEEAERRRRAFRGFCIDEALLARAAPDALVLHCLPAHRGEEITHGVIEGPQSAVWRQAENRLHVQKAILELFLSAPPAG; from the coding sequence ATGCGCGGTGAGCGCAAGCGCGATCTGTTGCGCCTCACCGATCTGACGGCCGACGAACTGCTCGGACTGTTGCCGCGGGCGGCCGAACTGAAGGCGGCGCGCCAGCGCGGTCAGCCGGTGCGCACGCTCGCCGGCCGCACCCTCGGCATGGTGTTCGAGAAGGCGTCGACCCGCACGCGCGTGTCGTTCGAGATCGGCATGGTGGAGCTGGGCGGCTACGCGGTGTACCTCACGTCGCAGGGCACGCAGATCGGCCGCGGCGAGCCGATCGAAGACACGGCGCGGGTGCTCGGCCGCTACTGCCACGGCATCGTCATCCGGACGTTCGCCCAGAGTCGGTGCGACGAACTCGCGCGCTGGTCGCCGGTGCCGGTGATCAACGGGCTCACCGACCTGCTCCACCCGTGCCAGGTCGTCGCGGACCTGTTTACCGTCTACGAGTTGCGCGACGGCGACGTTGCGGGGGCGCGCTACGCGTGGATCGGCGACGGAAACAACATGGCCAACAGCTGGATCCACGCCGCGGGGATGCTCGGGCTCGAACTGCGCCTCGCGTGCCCGGAGGGCTTCGACCCGGATCCGGAGGTGCTCGCCGACGCCCGCGCGCGCCTCGCCGACCTGGGCCGGGGGCGGATCGACATCGTCCGGGAGCCGGCGGCGGCCGCCGCCGGGGCCGACGTGTTGTCGACCGACGTGTGGGCGTCGATGGGGCAGGAGGAGGAGGCGGAGCGCCGGCGCCGCGCGTTCCGCGGGTTTTGCATCGACGAGGCCCTGCTGGCGCGGGCTGCGCCGGACGCGCTCGTGCTGCACTGTCTGCCGGCGCACCGCGGCGAGGAGATCACGCACGGCGTCATCGAGGGGCCACAGTCGGCCGTGTGGCGGCAGGCCGAGAACCGGCTGCACGTGCAGAAGGCCATCCTCGAGCTATTCCTGTCGGCCCCGCCGGCCGGGTAA